The following are encoded in a window of Spirochaetota bacterium genomic DNA:
- a CDS encoding amidohydrolase, with product MIDFHTHIFAPEMRADRSSFASDPGFAALYSSESSRMAGHEDLVRTLTDNAIDHAVAMSFPWEEEPHAALHNRYLLEAAAESAGKIIPFACVPRRCTDIAGFMKDLAGQEFRGVGELAFYADGFTASAGEFLRRVFSAATEHRMMVCLHLNEPIGHPYPGKYPTPFARVYALIQEFPDVTIILSHWGGGILFYELMPEVRAAFGNVYYDTAASPYIYANEVYAAALGITGPERILFGTDYPLLGPAKYLAAIGAMTISENMKQAMLDGNARRLLFPGA from the coding sequence ATGATCGATTTCCACACCCATATTTTCGCTCCGGAAATGCGCGCGGATCGGTCGTCGTTCGCAAGCGACCCGGGCTTTGCCGCGCTCTACTCCTCCGAATCGTCGCGCATGGCCGGGCATGAAGACCTCGTGCGCACCCTCACCGATAACGCGATCGACCACGCGGTCGCCATGAGTTTCCCCTGGGAAGAGGAACCGCACGCCGCGCTTCATAACCGCTACCTGCTGGAGGCCGCGGCGGAATCGGCTGGCAAGATTATCCCCTTCGCCTGCGTCCCCCGCCGCTGCACCGATATCGCGGGCTTCATGAAGGACCTTGCGGGACAGGAATTCCGGGGCGTGGGCGAGCTCGCGTTTTACGCGGACGGATTCACCGCATCCGCCGGGGAATTCCTCCGGCGCGTGTTTTCCGCCGCGACCGAACACCGAATGATGGTGTGCCTTCACCTGAACGAGCCGATAGGCCACCCCTACCCGGGAAAATATCCGACCCCCTTCGCGCGCGTCTACGCGCTGATTCAAGAGTTCCCGGATGTGACGATAATCCTCTCCCACTGGGGGGGCGGCATCCTCTTTTACGAGCTCATGCCTGAGGTGCGCGCCGCGTTCGGGAACGTCTATTACGATACCGCCGCCTCGCCCTATATTTACGCGAACGAGGTCTATGCGGCGGCCCTGGGAATCACGGGACCGGAACGGATCCTGTTCGGGACCGATTATCCGCTGCTGGGACCCGCGAAATATCTCGCCGCGATAGGCGCAATGACGATTTCGGAAAACATGAAGCAGGCGATGCTCGACGGCAACGCCCGGAGGCTTCTTTTTCCAGGGGCATAG